From Anopheles coluzzii chromosome 3, AcolN3, whole genome shotgun sequence, the proteins below share one genomic window:
- the LOC120956814 gene encoding ATPase family protein 2 homolog: MPPKSASKKEKPFWWNCEKCQTYLPTSELAKHQAEDCGNVNSLGGYVDAGGVYRCRKIEVGGLSIFEEVKLCTDSQRYGLVLVPISVVRRLGLMLGDFVAIKLTKAKDGKKVGTVARTLWPVEDRHGAKVFFEALDEFNDVSAKELNATVTTLDGRLEDAEEIFLRLEDPTQANLFAKNGKFLLTSLKYQLQGCAIISNNPLSLTVCNKRFRFLVDHAVTTEGNDLTDQLNKMSLKDRLYVILRTTKLTLLDDSKAAQHSHQQRMYSLTNIGGLDTTIAELKELLEMAFGMDSKQTTVGPVSRGILLSGVSGVGKTMLVNALATHYHCHVVRLNCSEVFSKFYGESEANVSRQFAEVFDVHPKPAMVVVEELHNLCPKSTATDIVKRISQHFLTLLDSLHANVRGNRTVVIGTTDSVDNVNPLLRRGGRMDYEFELPVPDAIARAAILERVLSRHGQTVPEEDIRAVARITHGYVGADLENLVSKAASSAPTGKPIDGPALMAALQHVKPSAMREIMIECPNVRWTDIGGQDELKLKLRQIIDWPIHHPELFERLGIKPPRGLLMFGPPGCSKTMIAKAIATESRLNFLSIKGSELFSMWVGESERAVRDLFRRARQVAPSIIFFDEIDAIGGERSAESGSSVKERVLAQLLTEMDGVSGLKDVRIVAATNRPDLIDRALMRPGRLDRIVYVRLPDAAAREEIFHIKLKTIPTASTVDLAELVRRTAGCSGSEIEAICQEAALKGLESSFDVETIEWEHFEHALGVVRPRTSPELLRLYEEYLKQHQ; the protein is encoded by the exons ATGCCACCCAAATCggcaagcaaaaaggaaaaaccatTCTGGTGGAACTGTGAAAAGTGCCAAACGTACCTGCCAACAAGTGAGCTGGCTAAACATCAAGCGGAAGACTGCGGCAATGTGAACAGTTTGGGCGGCTATGTTGATGCTGGTGGTGTGTACCGTTGCCGGAAGATAGAAGTTGGTGGGCTAAGCATATTCGAGGAGGTAAAGCTGTGCACGGACAGTCAGCGCTACGGTCTGGTGCTGGTACCAATCAGTGTGGTGAGACGGTTGGGTCTCATGTTGGGCGATTTTGTTGCGATAAAGTTGACCAAAGCGAAGGATGGCAAGAAGGTCGGGACAGTCGCGCGTACGCTGTGGCCAGTGGAAGATCGACATGGGGCAAAGGTGTTTTTTGAAGCGTTGG ATGAATTCAACGACGTGTCGGCGAAAGAGCTGAACGCAACTGTAACCACGCTCGACGGCCGGCTAGAGGATGCGGAAGAGATTTTCCTACGCCTGGAAGATCCTACACAAGCGAACCTTTTCGCTAAAAATGGAAAGTTTCTGCTCACCAGCTTAAAGTATCAGCTGCAAGGATGCGCCATCATAAGCAACAATCCACTCTCGCTGACCGTTTGCAACAAACGGTTTCGATTCCTGGTTGATCACGCTGTAACGACCGAGGGAAACGATCTAACGGATCAGctgaacaaaatgagcttgaAAGATCGGTTGTACGTGATCCTAAGGACAACCAAACTAACACTGCTGGACGATTCGAAAGCAGCCCAGCATAGCCACCAGCAGCGCATGTACAGTCTCACCAACATCGGTGGGCTGGACACAACGATAGCCGAGCTGAAGGAGCTGCTCGAAATGGCATTCGGCATggacagcaaacaaacgacCGTTGGCCCTGTTAGCCGCGGCATTCTCCTCTCCGGCGTGTCGGGCGTGGGAAAAACCATGCTCGTCAATGCACTTGCCACACACTACCACTGTCACGTGGTACGGCTAAACTGTTCCGAAGTGTTCAGCAAGTTCTACGGCGAGTCGGAAGCGAACGTGTCCCGCCAATTCGCCGAAGTGTTCGACGTACATCCTAAGCCGGCGATGGTGGTCGTGGAGGAGCTGCACAATCTTTGTCCGAAAAGTACGGCCACGGACATCGTGAAGCGCATTTCGCAGCACTTTCTCACCCTGCTGGACAGTTTGCATGCGAACGTGCGCGGGAACCGTACCGTTGTGATCGGTACGACGGACAGTGTGGACAATGTGAATCCACTGTTGCGCCGGGGCGGACGGATGGATTACGAGTTCGAGCTTCCCGTGCCGGATGCGATCGCACGGGCAGCCATTCTCGAGCGCGTACTTTCCCGCCATGGACAAACGGTACCGGAGGAAGACATTCGTGCGGTGGCACGCATCACGCACGGGTACGTTGGAGCGGATCTGGAAAATCTTGTCTCGAAAGCGGCATCCTCTGCTCCCACGGGCAAACCGATCGATGGACCCGCGCTTATGGCCGCCCTGCAGCACGTAAAGCCAAGCGCAATGCGCGAAATCATGATCGAATGCCCCAACGTGCGCTGGACCGACATCGGTGGCCAGGACGAGCTGAAGCTAAAGCTCCGCCAAATCATCGACTGGCCCATCCACCATCCCGAGCTGTTCGAGCGGCTCGGCATCAAGCCACCGCGCGGTCTGCTAATGTTCGGCCCACCCGGCTGCTCGAAAACGATGATCGCGAAAGCGATCGCCACCGAAAGCCGCCTCAACTTCCTCTCCATCAAGGGCTCGGAACTGTTTTCCATGTGGGTCGGGGAGTCGGAGCGAGCGGTGCGCGATCTGTTTCGCCGGGCGCGACAAGTCGCCCCTTCGATCATATTTTTCGACGAAATCGATGCGATCGGTGGTGAACGGTCGGCCGAATCGGGCAGCTCGGTAAAGGAGCGCGTGCTGGCCCAGCTGCTGACGGAGATGGACGGCGTGAGTGGGCTGAAGGATGTGCGGATCGTGGCCGCTACGAACCGCCCCGACCTGATCGATCGTGCCCTAATGCGCCCGGGGCGTCTCGATCGGATTGTGTACGTTCGGCTGCCGGATGCGGCCGCCAGGGAGGAAATCTTCCACATcaagctgaaaacgatcccaACCGCGTCGACCGTGGACTTGGCGGAGCTGGTACGACGCACGGCGGGGTGTTCGGGGTCGGAAATTGAGGCGATCTGTCAGGAGGCGGCACTGAAGGGGCTGGAATCGTCGTTCGACGTGGAAACGATCGAGTGGGAACACTTTGAGCATGCGCTCGGGGTTGTGCGTCCCCGCACCAGTCCGGAGCTGTTGCGATTGTACGAAGAATATTTAAAGCAGCATCAATAA